The nucleotide window TCCTCAAGCACACCAACCCTTGCGGTGTCGGCCAGGATGACGAAGATCTGCGCGTGGCATGGCAGAAGGCTTTCGAAACCGATCGCCAGGCTCCGTTCGGTGGCGTGATCGTCTGCAACCGCCCGCTCACCGAAGGCCTTGCCCGCGTGATCTCGGAAATCTTCACCGACGTCATCATCGCTCCGGAGTTCGAGGCGGAAGCCCGCGCGATCCTCCAGAAGAAGAAGAACCTGCGCCTGATGAAGATCAACGACGCTTACTTCACCGCGAAGAAGGCTCCCGTGATCCGTTCCTGCCCGGGAGGTCTCATGGTGATGGACCGCGACCACACCGCGCTCGGCCTGGACAATCTCGAAAGCAAGGTCGTGACCAAGCGTCCGCCAACGGAAGAGGAGATGCGCGCGATGCGCTTCGGCTGGCGCGTGGTGAAGCATGTGAAATCGAACGCCATCGTTTACGCGAACTCCGATCGCACGCTCGGCATTGGTGCCGGTCAGATGAGCCGCGTGGATTCCTCCCGCATCGCCGTGTGGAAAGCCCAGGAAGCCGGCCTCAGTCTGAAAGGTTCGATCGTCGCCTCCGATGCGATGTTCCCCTTCGCCGATGGTCTCAAGGCCGCGATCGAATCCGGCGCGACCGCCTGCATCCAGCCCGGCGGCTCGATCCGCGACGAGGAAGTCATCGCTGCCGCCGATGAAGCGGGCATGGCCATGATCTTCACCGGCCATCGCCACTTCCGCCACTAAGACGGGATTTTCTCTCCGAAAGGCACCGGGAAACCGGTGCCTTTTTGTTTATTGGAACGTCACCGTCACGCCCTTGTTCCGGAGCGCGTTCACAAAGTCCTTCTCAAGCTGCACGTAATCCCGGCCGCCTGACAGCGCGCTGAGCGCTTCTTCCCGCCCCTCGTCCTGGCAGGCTTTGATGGCCGCCTTGAAGCGCCCGCCGGAGCCATCTCCATCCAGCACGAGGAAGTAATAAACCAACAGCAGTCCCAGCCCGTAGTTCTTGTTCGGGTCCTCGTAGAACTCCGGCTGTGACTGGCTCATGAATTCGCGCAGGCGGGGCATCACGATCTCCTTTCCGAGAGATCGGCTGGCCAACTTCTTGTTTCCGCCGATGGCGAACTCGAGCGCGGCATCCGGCAGCCGGACGAAGTTGAAGCGCAGATTGTCATAGGGTGCGCAGGCCATGTATTCGGCGAACCCTTCGCTCATCCAGATGCCCGCCATGTTGCCGATGTCCGCCCACAGCAGATGGCAGAGTTCATGACGGACGTTGTGAAAACCCGCGCTGAAATCGAACTCGTATCCGGAGCCTGCTTTCTTCACGCCCAGCCCTTCCAGCGGGATCAGCAGCCGGTCCTCCCGCGCCAGATACGAGCCCACGGTTCCGGGTAGTCCTCCATCGGCGCGGAAATCCTCGATGGTGCGGTAGAGGGACACGCGTAGCTTCGGAGCACCGGGAGAGCGCGTGCGGCGGTTGTTCAGCGGCAGGTCGTGGTGGGCTTGGAAACCGGCCTCCAGGATCGAGGCGATCTTCACCGGCAGATCGTCCAACAGCGCCACATCACTTTGGATGCGGAAGTGTGGCGACTCGTAGATGAAGCGGTGCTCCGCGGCATTCTGTTCGCCCACGGTGACGGCGGGCGGCTTCGCGATGCCCGCGCTCTTCGGCCATGGCGCTCCGAAGTTCGCCTGCGAGGCTTCGTAGCCAGTGAGCATTGTTCCCACACGACCCCGGAGGCGGAAATCCGGAGGGCCATCCGGGCGGTCACCCCATTCGCCTCCTGGCGGCACGCTCCTTCTGGTGATGGCGGCGAGATAGTCGAGATCGCCCTGGGAAAGCTTGTCCCGCTCCACTTCGAACACCTTGCCGTCCGTGGCCCGGCGGATGATGACCTTTTCCGTGGTGGCGGAGACATAGCTTCCTTCGAAGCTGCGGCCGCCGCTGTCCGTCCATGTGCGCGAGGATTCTTCCGCATGACAGCAGGCGGCGAGCAGAAGCAGCGGAAGGAACGGGGGACGCACGGCGTGATGGCAGTTTCCCTCCGATGTCCTGCCGCGACAAAGGGTTTTTCCTCCTTCCTTTCCTCTGGCGTCGGCAGGCGGCGTGGCTAACGTCGGTCCCGTGCGTGACCATGCCTTGTCCCTGCTGAAGGAATTGACCGAAGCCCACTCCGTCCCGGGCCATGAGGACGAGGTGCGGGCGATTTTCGTGGATGAACTCGAAGACAGCGGGGATCTCTCCACCGACCGCAATGGCTCGGTGTTCTGCGAGACCGGCAGCGGCCCGCGCGTGATGATCGCCGGGCACATGGACGAGATCGGCTTCCTGGTGCAAAACATCACTCCGGACGGCTTCATCCAGTTCGTCACGGTCGGCGGCTGGTGGGAGCACAGCCTGCTCTCGCAGCGGGTTGAGATCCGCACCCGCTCGGGAGAGAAGATCACCGGTGTCGTGTGTTCGAAACCGCCGCATTTTCTGCCGGAGGCCCAGCGCCGCCAGGTCATGACCATCGACCAGCTTTTCATCGACGTGGGGGCGACTTCGCGGAAGGAAGCGGAGGACGAGTTCGGCATCTCGCTTGGCGATCCGATCGCACCGGTTTCCCTCTTCACCCCGATGACGAAGGAGGATTGGTTCATGGCCAAGGCCTTCGACAACCGCGTCGGCATGGCCGGAACGATCCAAGCCGGGCGTATCCTCAGCCAGTCCAGCCACCCGAACCGCCTGATCCTCACCGGCACCGTGCAGGAGGAAGTCGGCCTGCGTGGCGCAAAAACGGCCGCATTCCATGCCAAGCCGGATGTCGCCATCGTGCTGGAAGGCCCGCCTGCGGACGACACGCCGGGATTCGCCCGTTCCGAGTCCCAGGGCCGTCTCGGCGGTGGCGTGCAGATCCGCATGTTCGACCCCAGCGCGATCATGAACCCGCGCCTGGCGCATCTCGCGATCCAGACGGCGAAGGAAGAGGGGATTCCCCATCAGGTCACGGTCCGTCGCAGCGGCGGCACGGACGCGGGCTCCTTCCATCTCGCGAACAGCGGTGTGCCCTGTGTGGTGCTTGGTGTGCCAGCCCGCTACATCCACTCCCACAACAGCATCATCGACTTGAACGACTATCTGCACCTCGTCGCCCTCACCGTGGCACTGGCCCGCAGGCTGGATACGGCGACGGTCGAGGGGCTGACGCGTTATTTGTGATGCCTTGCGAGGGAGGAAGTCGGATCGGTAACCCGCTGGCCTACGTAACCCCCGCACTTGCCGGACGGGGCCGGTTGGCATACGCCTCGCTTCATTCCTTCCCCGAATCCGGATGAAGACGCTCGATACGCTGCTCGATTACTCACTCTGGCCGCTGCTGTTCGGCGGAGCGGTGGCCGGGATGGCCTATGGCATGGCCCATGGGCACGGTCCGCTCGCTTTCAACATCACCTATCTGATCCTGGCCGCCGTCCTGTTCACGTTGGAGAAGGTGAGACCGCACGAGGAAGATTGGCATGAATCCGACGGTCAGGAGATTCCGGATTTCGCCCACACCCTGCTGACGAAGCTCTCGGTGCAGGTGTTGGTCGTGTCCGCCACCGTGCTGGGCATCCAGACCCAGATGGGGGACAAGCCGGGAGGCGGTTTCTGGCCTTCCCAATGGCCGATGTTCTTCCAGGTCGCACTTGGTCTGGTGGTGGCGGAGTTCGGCCTCTATTGGGCGCACCGCGTGGCGCATGAATGGATGCCGCTGTGGCGCTTCCACGCCGTGCATCATAGCTCGAAGAAACTGTGGTTCTTCAACACCGGCCGGTTCCATTTCATCGATACCTTCAAAAGCATGCTCTTCACCGTTCCGTGCGTGGCCATTTCCGGCGCGCCGGGGCCGGTGACCGTGTGGGTCGGTGGCATCACCGCCTTCATCGGCATCCTCACGCACTGCAACATCCGGATGAAATTCGGATGGCTCAACTACATCTTCAACACGCCCGGCCTGCACCGCTGGCATCACTCGATGGATCTCCGGGAGGGCAACAAGAACTACGGCGAGAATCTGGTGCTGTGGGATTTGATCTTCCGCACCTACTACGATGACTCTCGTAGGCGTCCGCCGAAGCGGATCGGTATCCACGAAGCCATGCCGAAGACCTTCTTCGGCCAGCTCGCCGTGCCGTTCTACTGGAAGCGCTACCAAGCCGAGCAAAAGCGCCTGAAGTTGGAAGCGAAGGCTGCGAAAGCGGCCGCCAAGAAGGAAAAACGCGCAAAGGAGACCGAGCCAGCCGGCGTGTGATCAGGGAGCAAGGACATTCCTGTCCTTGTTAGAACAGACTCTCGTTTTCAGATCGCACTCCACGAAGCAACTCTTCACCACAAGGACAGGAATGTCCCTGCTCCCTGATCGGGTCACTTCGCCTTCATCCGCAGCGAGAGCACGAACAGCACGAGGAACCCGGCCATCACTCCTACGGCCAGCACGATCCAGAAGCTCGGCATATGGAGAATGTCCTCCGGCTTGTTGATGCCGAAGACCGCCACCAGCGTCGCGATCGGAAAAAAGAACGCTACCAGCCGGTTCAGCCGCCGCGCTTCGATGCCCGCCTCATAGGAGAACTGCGCCTGCTGTTCCGCATTCTCCGCCATGGTGAAATCCATGCCGGACTTCGCATCCGCGGCCACCAGTTCGATCGCCCGGTCGATGGCCACCGCCTGGTCCCGCATCACGATCAGGAAACGCGAATCCGGTCGGGCGGAGCGGGCCTCCTCCAGCACGTTGAGCTGGTTGCGGGCGGCGCGGAGCAGGGGATTGGTTTGCTTCATCACCTCGAAGAAATCGCGCGGCGTCTTCGCCGCCTCCACTTGGTCGTCCAGGCGATGGGCGAGATCCGCGTAACGCTGGAGATGATTCCGCAGCGCCTCGCGTCCACCTTCCTCCGGATGGCTTTCCCATTCGTCCTCATGGTCCTGCCAGAACAGGATCGCGCGACGGAGTTCGTCATCATCCGGAGTGGGAGGGGCGTGGAGGATGAGGAGCAGATGGTTGTCCTCGTCCATCACCCGCTGGCGACCGGGCTCGACCCCGAGCCGGTTCCGGATCGCATCCGGCAGTTGCCAGTGTTCGGGAATCGGGCTCGGACACGGATTGCTCATGGCATTGGATTATCAGGGGGCTGGAGACCGGGAAAGCGGGATCTCCGCCCGGATAAGCGCTGCCGGATTCCGTTCTTGTCAGTGGCATTTGGAACCCGAACCTAGGTCCGGCGGATGAAAGGAACAGTCTGGTGCCTGCACGGAGCCGTCGGCCAAGCGGCCGATTGGTCGGGCTTCACCGTACCTGGATTCTCTATCCGGCGGGTGGATCTGTGGCGCTTCCTCGATTGCTGCCCGATGTCGATGCCGGACTTCGGGCGCGCCTTGAATGAGGAAGCCCGCCGGGTTTCCGGTCCCAACATCCTGCTGGGCTACTCCATGGGTGGTCGTCTCGCCCTCCACTCCCTGTTGGCGGACGATTCTCCATGGGATGCCGCCATCATCGTGTCCGCCCATCCCGGCCTCGAAAGCGAGGCCGAACGCTCCGCCCGCCGCGAGTCCGATGCCGTCTGGGCTGCCAAGGCCCTGAGAGGCGAGTGGCCCGATTTTCTTGCCGAATGGAACGCCCAGCCGGTGCTCGGTGGAGCGAATCCCGGCATGGCGGACCGCCGCCTGCTTGCCCAGCGCCGCCGCGAGGTCGGCCGCAGCTTTGTCGATTGGTCCCTCGGCGCCCAACA belongs to Luteolibacter ambystomatis and includes:
- a CDS encoding alpha/beta fold hydrolase, with amino-acid sequence MKGTVWCLHGAVGQAADWSGFTVPGFSIRRVDLWRFLDCCPMSMPDFGRALNEEARRVSGPNILLGYSMGGRLALHSLLADDSPWDAAIIVSAHPGLESEAERSARRESDAVWAAKALRGEWPDFLAEWNAQPVLGGANPGMADRRLLAQRRREVGRSFVDWSLGAQQSLWDRLPEIRRPVLWICGECDAKFRALAERAVPLLFQGTLEIIPDAGHRVPWENPGIFGMAVEQWLQSID
- a CDS encoding M42 family metallopeptidase, translating into MRDHALSLLKELTEAHSVPGHEDEVRAIFVDELEDSGDLSTDRNGSVFCETGSGPRVMIAGHMDEIGFLVQNITPDGFIQFVTVGGWWEHSLLSQRVEIRTRSGEKITGVVCSKPPHFLPEAQRRQVMTIDQLFIDVGATSRKEAEDEFGISLGDPIAPVSLFTPMTKEDWFMAKAFDNRVGMAGTIQAGRILSQSSHPNRLILTGTVQEEVGLRGAKTAAFHAKPDVAIVLEGPPADDTPGFARSESQGRLGGGVQIRMFDPSAIMNPRLAHLAIQTAKEEGIPHQVTVRRSGGTDAGSFHLANSGVPCVVLGVPARYIHSHNSIIDLNDYLHLVALTVALARRLDTATVEGLTRYL
- a CDS encoding sterol desaturase family protein, which translates into the protein MKTLDTLLDYSLWPLLFGGAVAGMAYGMAHGHGPLAFNITYLILAAVLFTLEKVRPHEEDWHESDGQEIPDFAHTLLTKLSVQVLVVSATVLGIQTQMGDKPGGGFWPSQWPMFFQVALGLVVAEFGLYWAHRVAHEWMPLWRFHAVHHSSKKLWFFNTGRFHFIDTFKSMLFTVPCVAISGAPGPVTVWVGGITAFIGILTHCNIRMKFGWLNYIFNTPGLHRWHHSMDLREGNKNYGENLVLWDLIFRTYYDDSRRRPPKRIGIHEAMPKTFFGQLAVPFYWKRYQAEQKRLKLEAKAAKAAAKKEKRAKETEPAGV
- a CDS encoding SHD1 domain-containing protein — its product is MRPPFLPLLLLAACCHAEESSRTWTDSGGRSFEGSYVSATTEKVIIRRATDGKVFEVERDKLSQGDLDYLAAITRRSVPPGGEWGDRPDGPPDFRLRGRVGTMLTGYEASQANFGAPWPKSAGIAKPPAVTVGEQNAAEHRFIYESPHFRIQSDVALLDDLPVKIASILEAGFQAHHDLPLNNRRTRSPGAPKLRVSLYRTIEDFRADGGLPGTVGSYLAREDRLLIPLEGLGVKKAGSGYEFDFSAGFHNVRHELCHLLWADIGNMAGIWMSEGFAEYMACAPYDNLRFNFVRLPDAALEFAIGGNKKLASRSLGKEIVMPRLREFMSQSQPEFYEDPNKNYGLGLLLVYYFLVLDGDGSGGRFKAAIKACQDEGREEALSALSGGRDYVQLEKDFVNALRNKGVTVTFQ